A genomic region of Sciurus carolinensis chromosome 7, mSciCar1.2, whole genome shotgun sequence contains the following coding sequences:
- the LOC124989201 gene encoding LOW QUALITY PROTEIN: uncharacterized protein LOC124989201 (The sequence of the model RefSeq protein was modified relative to this genomic sequence to represent the inferred CDS: substituted 3 bases at 3 genomic stop codons), whose amino-acid sequence MKMSSKNFREHIPPQTAQTSRLYPILDKSKPSVPPKSKPRTVLLPEENTLLDLLTEEPPPYHPQPLPDPNPHPDSSEEDEEPPTAGTLPDPSPMVGRLRGRKEPTTSGETSKAFPLRQTGGPNGQYQYWPFSASDLYNWKTHNPSFSSDPVALTSLIESILVTHQPTWELLQTLLISEERQKVLLEAHKNVPGDNGRPTQLPNLINEAFPLTRPDWDYNTDEGRNHLRLYRQLLIAGLHGAGRRPTNLAQVRQTVQRADETPTAFLERLKEAYRRFTPFDPDSEEQKGNVSMAFIWQSAPDIRSKLQRLDNLQDFSLADLLKEAEKIYNKRETPEEKEERIRKVQEERDLRYREELDKRDRQRNKEMSKVLAAIAQTGPXETRPGKERGXSRPHVEHDQCAYCKEKGHWVKDCPKNPKRLPDSRRYPNKTPQLLTLDDEDXGRQGQELPPEPRITLQVGKQPVTFLVDTGAQHSVLMQDPGLLSGRTTWVQGATRCKPYRWTTKREVHLASGKVSHSFLHVPDCPYPLLGRDLLTKLKAQICFENGRASISGPNGVPLHILTFNLEDEYRLFDKLPELGKDMDYWLSSYPEAWAETGGMGMAIRQAPIVISLKTTAIPINVKQYPMSREAYLGIKPHIKRLLDQGILTPCRSPWNTPLLPVKKPGTQDYRPVQDLREINKRVEDIHPTVPNPYNFLSTLPPTHTWYTVLDLKDAFFCLRLSPQSQALFAFEWKDPEEGLSGQLTWTRLPQGFKNSPTLFDEAIHQDLADFRQGYAKGVLTQKLGPWRRPIAYLSKKLDPVASGWPPCLRMIAAVAILIKDATKLTLGQPLTLLTPHAIEAVIRQPPDRWISNARLTHYQSLLLDTDRIRFGPLVTLNPATLLPLPGGPVPHNCQQILAETQGTRPDLSDRPMTDAELVWFTDGSSYLLDGERRAGAAVTTESEVIWVSALPGGTSAQRAELIALTQILKLAEGKKLNVYTDSRYAFATAHIYGEIYWQRGLLTSEGREIKNKTEILALLKALFLPKRLSIIHCPGHQKGDHLEAKGNRLADETARNAALGPQLLVTTLLPQKATKTSIDPDEQWVYEDKDLDIVQNLGANYNSAENTWEYQGKTIMPLRNAKELIKSLHRLTHLGTKKMKNLLDRGEGNLYLPHRDSLIKQAVENCQACAQVNAGKINTGAGVRAKGHKPGTNWEVDFTEIKPSMYGYKYLLVFVDTFSGWVEAYPTRHETAKVVAKKLLEEIFPRYGIPGTIGSYNGPAFTSQVSQLVASTLGINWKLHCAYRPQSSGQVERMNRTIKETLTKLTLETGTRDWVQLLPLALYRARNTPGHQGLTPFEILYGAPPPAVNFYETEISALFTPTLQTHLRALQLVQNEVWKPLAAAYKEQLEKPTVPHSFKIGDTVWSAGIRTKTLNLTGKDLTPSC is encoded by the exons atgaagatgtcaagcaaaaatttcCGGGAACATA TCCCTCCTCAGACCGCCCAAACCTCTAGACTATACCCTATACTGGATAAATCCAAGCCCTCAGTTCCTCCTAAGTCAAAACCTCGGACTGTCCTTCTGCCCGAGGAGAATACCTTGTTAGACCTACTAACAGAGGAACCCCCACCTTACCATCCTCAACCTCTCCCCGACCCCAACCCTCATCCGGATTCCTCCGAGGAGGATGAGGAACCCCCAACTgccgggaccctcccagacccctctCCGATGGTGGGAAGACTCCGGGGACGCAAGGAGCCTACAACTTCTGGGGAAACCTCAAAGGCTTTCCCCTTGAGACAAACTGGAGGCCCCAACGGTCAATATCAATACTGGCCTTTCTCTGCCTCCGACCTTTATAACTGGAAAACCCATAACCCTTCCTTCTCGAGTGACCCTGTAGCCTTAACCTCTTTGATTGAGTCCATTCTAGTGACCCACCAACCGACCTGGGAGCTTCTCCAGACTCTCCTCATCTCCGAGGAGAGACAAAAAGTCTTATTAGAAGCCCATAAAAATGTTCCTGGGGACAATGGGCGTCCCACCCAACTCCCCAATCTGATTAATGAGGCTTTTCCCTTGACGCGGCCTGATTGGGATTACAACACTGATGAAGGTAGGAACCACCTACGTCTCTATCGCCAGTTACTCATAGCAGGTCTCCATGGGGCTGGACGAAGGCCCACCAATTTGGCTCAGGTAAGACAAACTGTTCAGAGGGCGGACGAAACCCCTACTGCATTTCTAGAAAGATTGAAGGAGGCATATCGAAGGTTTACTCCTTTCGACCCAGATAGTGAGGAACAGAAAGGCAATGTCTCTATGGCATTCATTTGGCAATCTGCCCCTGACATTAGAAGCAAGCTACAAAGGTTGGATAATCTGCAGGATTTCTCCCTAGCAGATTTGttaaaggaagcagaaaagatTTACAATAAGAGGGAAactccagaagaaaaagaagagaggattAGGAAAGTGCAGGAGGAAAGGGATTTGAGATACCGAGAGGAATTAGATAAGAGGGATCGGCAGCGTAATAAAGAAATGAGTAAAGTACTGGCCGCAATAGCTCAGACAGGGCCATAAGAGACTAGGCCAGGGAAAGAAAGGGGATGAAGCAGGCCCCATGTGGAACACGACCAATGCGCCTACTGTAAGGAAAAAGGACATTGGGTAAAAGACTGTCCAAAAAATCCCAAAAGGCTCCCCGACTCAAGGAGGTACCCCAACAAAACCCCTCAACTACTAACTTTGGATGATGAAGATTAGGGACGTCAGGGCCAGGAGCTCCCCCCTGAGCCCCGGATAACTCTACAAGTGGGGAAGCAACCGGTAACCTTCCTAGTGGACACAGGAGCCCAACATTCAGTGCTGATGCAGGACCCCGGACTCCTAAGTGGAAGGACAACATGGGTCCAGGGGGCCACCAGATGCAAACCGTATCGATGGACCACTAAAAGAGAAGTCCATCTTGCCTCAGGTAAGGTCTCCCACTCATTCCTGCATGTGCCCGACTGTCCATACCCATTACTAGGAAGAGACTTACTAACCAAACTAAAAGCCCAGATTTGTTTTGAGAATGGAAGGGCCTCTATAAGTGGGCCCAACGGGGTGCCTCTCCACATATTGACTTTTAACTTGGAAGATGAATATAGACTATTTGACAAACTCCCCGAACTTGGCAAAGATATGGACTATTGGCTCAGCTCCTACCCAGAGGCCTGGGCTGAAACTGGGGGAATGGGAATGGCAATACGCCAAGCCCCCATAGTGATCTCACTCAAGACCACTGCAATACCTATAAATGTTAAGCAATACCCCATGTCCAGGGAAGCTTACCTAGGCATTAAACCGCATATCAAGCGGCTCCTAGATCAAGGCATACTGACACCTTGCCGGTCACCCTGGAACACCCCCTTACTCCCAGTCAAAAAGCCAGGGACTCAAGACTATCGCCCGGTCCAAGATTTAAGGGAAATAAACAAGAGAGTGGAAGACATCCACCCCACGGTACCCAACCCTTACAACTTCCTCAGTACCTTGCCTCCCACCCATACCTGGTATACTGTCCTAGATTTGAAGGATGCATTCTTCTGCTTGAGGTTGagtccccagagccaggccctaTTTGCATTTGAATGGAAGGATCCTGAGGAAGGACTCTCAGGACAATTGACCTGGACCCGATTACCACAAGGATTTAAGAACAGTCCAACACTTTTTGATGAAGCCATACATCAGGACTTAGCTGATTTCCGG CAGGGATATGCAAAGGGGGTCCTAACCCAGAAATTGGGACCATGGAGACGCCCAATCGCCTACTTGTCAAAGAAGTTGGACCCTGTGGCTTCAGgatggcctccctgcctccggATGATAGCGGCAGTAGCAATCTTGATTAAGGATGCTACTAAACTGACTCTGGGACAACCACTAACCTTGTTAACTCCACATGCCATTGAAGCAGTAATCCGGCAACCTCCTGACCGCTGGATCTCCAATGCCCGGCTTACCCACTACCAATCTTTATTGCTGGACACGGACCGAATCCGGTTCGGTCCTTTAGTAACTCTAAACCCAGCCACGCTTCTGCCTCTCCCCGGGGGACCCGTCCCCCACAATTGCCAACAGATTCTTGCAGAGACCCAAGGAACTCGACCAGATCTGTCAGACCGACCCATGACGGACGCGGAGTTGGTCTGGTTCACTGACGGGAGTAGCTATTTGCTAGATGGGGAACGACGAGCAGGAGCAGCCGTCACCACTGAATCAGAGGTAATCTGGGTGAGCGCGTTACCGGGAGGAACATCAGCCCAGCGAGCAGAGCTGATAGCTCTGACGCAAATATTAAAACTGGCTGAGGGGAAGAAACTCAATGTATACACAGACAGTCGGTATGCCTTTGCTACCGCCCATATCTATGGAGAAATATATTGGCAGCGAGGGTTATTAACCTCAGAGGGAAGAGAGATCAAGAATAAGACTGAAATCTTAGCCTTATTAAAGGCCCTCTTCCTGCCAAAGAGACTAAGTATAATACATTGCCCTGGTCACCAAAAGGGAGACCATCTAGAGGCAAAAGGAAACAGACTGGCAGACGAAACTGCTAGGAATGCAGCTTTAGGCCCCCAGCTCCTGGTGACTACTCTATTGCCCCAAAAGGCCACAAAGACTTCCATTGACCCTGATGAACAATGGGTGTACGAGGACAAGGACCTAGACATTGTACAAAACCTAGGGGCTAACTATAACTCAGCAGAGAACACCTGGGAATACCAAGGGAAGACAATAATGCCACTCAGGAATGCCAAGGAATTGATTAAGTCCCTGCACAGGCTCACACACTTagggacaaagaaaatgaaaaacctctTGGATCGAGGGGAAGGAAATCTATACTTGCCCCATAGAGACTCTCTTATTAAGCAAGCAGTAGAAAATTGCCAAGCCTGTGCCCAGGTGAATGCAGGCAAGATCAACACAGGAGCCGGGGTACGGGCCAAAGGACATAAACCCGGGACCAATTGGGAAGTGGACTTTACGGAGATCAAGCCTAGTATGTATGGATACAAGTACCTCTTAGTTTTTGTTGATACCTTCTCTGGATGGGTAGAAGCGTACCCTACCCGACATGAAACGGCCAAAGTTGTGGCAAAGAAGCTGTTGGAAGAAATTTTTCCGCGGTATGGTATCCCAGGGACCATTGGATCATACAACGGGCCTGCCTTCACCTCTCAGGTAAGTCAATTAGTGGCCAGTACATTGGGGATTAATTGGAAATTAcattgtgcttatcgaccccaaagTTCAGGACAGgtagaaagaatgaatagaacCATTAAGGAGACTTTAACTAAATTAACGCTTGAAACTGGCACTAGAGACTGGGTACAACTCCTGCCATTAGCTTTGTACAGGGCCAGGAACACACCTGGTCATCAGGGATTAACCCCCTTTGAAATCCTGTATGGTGCACCACCACCTGCTGTAAATTTCTATGAAACTGAGATTTCTGCTCTATTTACCCCTACCCTACAGACCCACTTACGCGCATTACAGTTAGTCCAAAATGAAGTCTGGAAGCCCCTAGCGGCAGCCTACAAGGAACAACTGGAGAAACCAACAGTGCCACACTCCTTCAAGATAGGGGACACCGTCTGGTCCGCAGGCATCAGAACAAAAACCTTGAACCTCACTGGAAAGGACCTTACACCGTCTTGCTGA